A window of the Serratia sarumanii genome harbors these coding sequences:
- the traI gene encoding TraI/MobA(P) family conjugative relaxase, producing the protein MIAHRINRERKASSPARLIKYMVAAKGGIDPTSWERTADYILDSANGTTEGEKVASYRVTNCGTDDPADAAILIQATQAANTRSKAEKTYHFVYSFPPGEQPDLETLHAIEDELCAAIGLDEHQRVSAVHIDTDNLHVHVAINKVHPTGLQNIEPYYDQFRLMEACERLEVEHGLQRTFHGLEAKQRHQNRDIELLPAKAPEQRDSLFRKHLRNACDLSISEPPEAKTLNGLRKLSDTRLQKQSADKAEPVRIGAKVASVEAHSGIETLTGYAARELAPAMRQATSWQELHDAAAEHGLEVRQRGAGLVIGEPDLGIWAKASNVGRDLSMKALTDRLGPFQPSERQAEAKANRKRYEPRPRRPDNPTTAGLFNHYQRERQAAILARRQGLDQIKRESAAFNAQVRQWSQTERMLLKVAGKGSIKRLMYGTIKQQADASRQKNRQSADARRQALFKQTTMPTWADWLTQQAERGNSEALAVLRDREERTRRWNGELLTADRADKAKAVVLDKLKPKARKDGTVAYSTIDGGMVIDRKTHVQAQKATTGAALVALELASKRFEGQALIVEGTDEFRLEVAQLAGMHGLKVTFTDPAMEQVRRETAEHKEMENSGKADSRKTSRRRGSKDGQSAGVEI; encoded by the coding sequence ATGATCGCGCATCGCATCAACCGTGAACGCAAGGCCTCAAGCCCAGCCCGGTTAATCAAGTATATGGTGGCGGCCAAGGGCGGCATTGACCCGACGAGCTGGGAGCGCACGGCCGACTACATTCTGGATTCCGCCAATGGTACGACCGAGGGCGAGAAGGTCGCCAGCTATCGGGTCACGAATTGCGGCACGGATGATCCGGCAGATGCTGCAATCTTAATCCAAGCCACGCAAGCGGCTAACACCAGGTCGAAGGCGGAAAAGACCTACCACTTTGTCTATTCCTTCCCGCCCGGCGAGCAGCCAGACCTTGAGACGCTGCACGCCATCGAAGACGAACTATGCGCTGCCATCGGCCTTGATGAGCACCAGCGTGTATCAGCGGTTCACATCGACACCGATAACCTGCATGTGCATGTAGCCATCAACAAGGTTCACCCGACCGGTTTACAGAACATCGAACCCTATTACGATCAGTTCCGCCTGATGGAGGCCTGTGAGCGTCTTGAGGTAGAGCATGGCTTGCAAAGAACGTTTCATGGTCTGGAGGCAAAGCAGCGGCATCAAAACCGCGACATTGAGCTGTTGCCAGCGAAAGCCCCAGAGCAGCGCGATAGCCTATTCCGTAAACACCTTAGAAACGCTTGCGACCTCAGCATATCGGAGCCTCCCGAAGCCAAAACCCTGAACGGCTTGCGCAAGCTGTCCGATACCCGTCTACAGAAGCAGTCAGCAGATAAAGCAGAGCCAGTCCGCATCGGCGCGAAGGTGGCCAGCGTGGAGGCGCACTCCGGCATCGAGACTCTGACCGGGTACGCGGCTCGCGAGCTGGCCCCGGCGATGCGGCAGGCGACGAGCTGGCAGGAGCTGCACGACGCAGCGGCCGAGCACGGCCTAGAGGTTCGCCAGCGCGGCGCTGGCCTTGTCATCGGCGAGCCGGATTTAGGCATTTGGGCGAAGGCCAGCAACGTCGGTCGCGACCTTTCCATGAAGGCCCTGACCGACCGTCTTGGCCCGTTCCAGCCTTCCGAACGGCAGGCCGAGGCGAAGGCGAACCGCAAGCGGTACGAGCCACGACCCCGGCGGCCGGACAACCCGACGACAGCGGGCCTGTTCAACCACTACCAGCGCGAGCGACAGGCGGCCATTCTGGCCCGCCGTCAGGGCCTCGACCAGATCAAGCGCGAGAGTGCGGCTTTCAATGCGCAAGTGAGGCAGTGGAGCCAGACAGAGCGAATGCTTTTGAAGGTCGCGGGCAAGGGGTCGATCAAACGCCTGATGTACGGCACTATCAAACAGCAGGCCGACGCCTCGCGCCAGAAGAACCGGCAGAGCGCAGACGCTCGCCGTCAGGCACTGTTCAAACAGACGACGATGCCCACTTGGGCCGACTGGCTAACGCAGCAGGCGGAGCGCGGCAACTCCGAGGCGCTGGCCGTGCTGCGCGACCGCGAGGAACGGACACGCCGCTGGAACGGGGAGCTACTGACTGCCGACCGGGCCGACAAGGCCAAAGCTGTCGTTCTCGACAAGCTCAAGCCCAAGGCCCGGAAAGACGGGACGGTGGCGTACAGCACCATCGACGGCGGCATGGTGATCGACCGGAAGACGCACGTTCAGGCGCAGAAAGCCACGACCGGCGCGGCACTGGTTGCGCTCGAACTGGCGTCCAAGCGGTTCGAGGGCCAAGCCCTCATCGTGGAAGGCACAGACGAGTTCCGGCTTGAAGTCGCCCAACTCGCCGGTATGCACGGCCTCAAGGTCACGTTCACCGATCCGGCGATGGAGCAGGTGCGCCGCGAGACGGCCGAGCATAAGGAAATGGAGAATTCAGGTAAGGCTGACTCAAGGAAAACTTCTCGCCGTCGCGGCAGCAAAGATGGTCAGAGTGCAGGGGTGGAAATTTGA
- a CDS encoding plasmid mobilization protein encodes MAGENAIEAIKPHSRGTRPRRERIEVWVSVDEKKELTERADQAGLSNAAFLRAVGLNLPIGSRADLEAVRQLAKVNGDLGRVAGLLKLWLAEKRGQGTRPIDVETMMMDFRAIQEDMRALMGRISK; translated from the coding sequence ATGGCCGGTGAAAATGCGATTGAGGCTATCAAGCCGCATTCGCGTGGGACACGTCCACGGCGGGAGCGAATTGAGGTTTGGGTCAGCGTTGATGAGAAAAAAGAGTTAACCGAAAGGGCCGATCAGGCGGGATTGTCGAATGCCGCTTTCCTTCGCGCTGTTGGGCTGAATCTGCCTATAGGTTCACGGGCCGATTTGGAAGCTGTCCGCCAGTTGGCAAAAGTGAATGGCGACCTAGGCCGGGTGGCCGGATTGCTGAAATTGTGGCTCGCTGAGAAACGCGGTCAGGGTACTCGACCGATTGACGTGGAAACGATGATGATGGATTTCCGCGCAATCCAAGAGGACATGCGGGCGCTCATGGGGAGGATTTCCAAATGA
- a CDS encoding TraC family protein gives MARKTLAERRSDALSELEMAKARLAKLDNEAAERIGRIAIKSGLVNLELTDDQVREEFDKIVERISKGN, from the coding sequence ATGGCACGAAAAACCCTCGCAGAGCGCCGTTCTGATGCCCTTTCGGAGCTTGAAATGGCGAAAGCCAGATTGGCAAAACTCGACAATGAGGCGGCAGAAAGAATCGGAAGAATTGCAATAAAGTCAGGATTGGTTAATCTTGAGCTGACGGACGATCAAGTCCGGGAAGAGTTCGACAAAATCGTGGAAAGGATCAGCAAGGGGAATTGA
- the trbJ gene encoding P-type conjugative transfer protein TrbJ, translating into MVIESKKMAAGTVRKFGRGAAVALAMASAGLGVSLYIAPVPAYAIYCSNCSTFYQQMFEYAEAVNTQLNTAQQLATQIQQYQNMVTQGLSLPNSMFGSIAADLQSVVNIYTKSQALGRQIQNMDSQFNTQFPGFESYLNQAANSAAVPARDRYQKWSEQGRDNVKTAMEAANLNTGTFESEDAQLARMVSRSQSAAGRMQAIQAGNEIASQNVQQLQKLRDLVATQINMQGNYMAQQGDRRAASEAAEQQFEARKNNWGPSEDF; encoded by the coding sequence ATGGTAATAGAATCGAAAAAAATGGCGGCTGGTACTGTCCGAAAATTCGGTCGAGGCGCGGCGGTAGCTCTGGCAATGGCAAGCGCAGGCCTTGGTGTAAGTCTCTACATTGCACCTGTCCCGGCTTACGCCATCTACTGCTCGAACTGCTCGACGTTCTATCAGCAGATGTTCGAGTACGCCGAAGCGGTCAACACGCAGCTGAACACCGCCCAGCAACTGGCAACGCAGATTCAGCAGTATCAGAACATGGTTACGCAGGGTCTGAGCCTGCCCAACTCCATGTTCGGCAGCATCGCGGCCGACCTGCAAAGCGTGGTGAATATCTACACGAAGTCGCAGGCCTTGGGCCGCCAAATCCAGAACATGGATTCGCAGTTCAACACGCAGTTTCCGGGCTTCGAGTCCTACCTGAATCAAGCTGCGAACTCGGCAGCAGTACCGGCGCGGGATCGTTATCAGAAGTGGTCAGAGCAGGGGCGCGACAACGTGAAAACGGCGATGGAAGCGGCGAACCTCAATACCGGCACTTTCGAGTCTGAGGACGCGCAGCTTGCCCGCATGGTTTCCCGTTCGCAGTCGGCCGCTGGCCGGATGCAGGCGATTCAGGCGGGCAATGAAATTGCCTCACAGAACGTACAGCAACTGCAAAAGCTGCGCGATCTGGTGGCCACGCAAATCAACATGCAGGGCAACTACATGGCCCAGCAAGGTGACCGGAGGGCCGCTAGCGAAGCCGCCGAACAACAATTCGAAGCTCGGAAGAATAACTGGGGACCTTCGGAGGACTTCTAA
- the trbL gene encoding P-type conjugative transfer protein TrbL: MQRSALLALIGAVLLLSAGTAAAAGDITQGNEMNGLLRMLYDAASEWSPRLQGYALTLLASLALIQLVWTFMPLVMKQADFGEIVGELIRFFMAIGFFYAIIEHSVPWATAVVDSFREAAGTASGLGRALQPGDMFAVAVDFSRTIVEGISVFSPGKAVLIALVGCLVLLCFAFIAAFMFVTLVESYVIINASVLFFGFGGSQWTRDFAIAPLRFVIAVGAKLFVLTLIVGIIVTSAKSWLAAYTNDEASLMTLAGLALVCAYLTKTIPELIGGMISGTSMGGGSAIGGMAAAGAAGAAAAIATIATAGAAAPAATGALGAAGSGSAAGAGAAGAGGLGGGGLAAAINSSFAGGSAPAAAASGGGAASGIGASTGGQAAAKGASSAGARVGGSGAPKTPGAAPQQPNSGVQQAAKQAGKSAQVNDDKDQQATPKGGVVSSGNALSQAANGGAKMLGVMASMAVPGMENAHGLSLGAGSASPVPDDTSSAAPANGAESAAEPTQAESNVIRPASDNSSTPGHLASLNVPGMTSNNDQPEK, encoded by the coding sequence ATGCAACGTTCAGCACTACTCGCACTCATCGGTGCGGTGCTCTTGCTTTCGGCCGGCACTGCTGCGGCAGCAGGAGATATAACTCAAGGCAATGAAATGAATGGGCTTTTGCGGATGCTCTATGACGCCGCAAGTGAATGGTCACCACGACTACAGGGCTACGCACTCACATTGCTGGCTTCCCTTGCACTAATCCAATTGGTGTGGACGTTCATGCCTTTAGTCATGAAACAAGCTGACTTCGGCGAAATCGTCGGCGAGTTGATCCGCTTCTTCATGGCTATCGGCTTTTTCTACGCGATCATTGAGCATTCCGTTCCTTGGGCGACAGCCGTAGTAGACAGTTTTCGAGAAGCAGCGGGCACGGCTAGCGGTTTAGGCCGTGCGCTTCAGCCGGGCGATATGTTCGCGGTCGCCGTCGATTTCTCGCGCACCATCGTAGAGGGAATCTCAGTTTTCTCTCCGGGTAAAGCGGTCCTCATCGCGCTTGTTGGCTGTTTGGTTTTACTGTGCTTCGCCTTCATCGCGGCATTCATGTTTGTGACGCTTGTAGAGTCATACGTCATCATCAACGCCTCCGTGCTGTTCTTCGGCTTTGGTGGTTCGCAATGGACACGCGACTTTGCAATTGCTCCGCTCCGCTTCGTTATCGCAGTAGGTGCCAAGCTGTTCGTCCTAACGTTGATCGTAGGAATTATCGTCACGTCGGCGAAGTCTTGGTTAGCAGCGTATACCAACGACGAAGCGTCTCTGATGACATTGGCGGGCTTGGCTCTGGTATGCGCATACCTGACTAAGACTATTCCCGAATTGATCGGCGGGATGATTAGCGGCACGTCGATGGGCGGTGGATCAGCCATTGGTGGCATGGCTGCTGCCGGTGCAGCCGGTGCGGCGGCGGCGATCGCAACCATCGCCACGGCCGGTGCCGCTGCTCCGGCTGCTACCGGTGCTCTTGGCGCGGCCGGGAGTGGTAGTGCAGCGGGGGCAGGTGCGGCGGGTGCCGGTGGGCTTGGCGGCGGCGGTCTGGCGGCCGCGATCAATTCCAGCTTTGCCGGTGGTAGTGCTCCCGCCGCAGCCGCATCAGGTGGCGGGGCGGCCTCTGGCATCGGCGCGAGCACTGGCGGTCAAGCGGCGGCCAAGGGCGCGTCGTCGGCAGGTGCCAGAGTGGGCGGCAGCGGCGCACCAAAAACGCCGGGCGCAGCGCCGCAGCAGCCTAACAGCGGCGTACAGCAGGCCGCCAAGCAGGCCGGGAAGTCCGCGCAGGTCAATGACGACAAAGACCAGCAAGCGACACCAAAAGGGGGAGTTGTCAGCTCCGGCAACGCACTTTCCCAAGCGGCCAACGGTGGCGCAAAGATGCTCGGCGTGATGGCCTCGATGGCAGTACCGGGCATGGAGAACGCGCACGGCTTGTCTCTTGGCGCGGGATCTGCGTCACCTGTTCCCGACGATACGAGTTCGGCCGCTCCAGCCAATGGAGCGGAATCTGCCGCGGAACCTACACAAGCGGAATCTAACGTCATCCGTCCGGCCTCGGACAACAGCTCTACTCCCGGCCACCTCGCCTCGCTCAACGTGCCGGGCATGACCTCGAATAACGACCAACCGGAGAAATAA